A stretch of Episyrphus balteatus chromosome 2, idEpiBalt1.1, whole genome shotgun sequence DNA encodes these proteins:
- the LOC129912695 gene encoding zinc finger MIZ domain-containing protein 1 isoform X5: protein MNAQGGSSRAPALGGQISPPGAAYTTSEQHHLIQQQQQHHQQQQQQSSLHQQQQQFLQQQQFYQQQHHFQQQQQHQHQQQHHQQQLLHSQQQSGANFHTGAYDTGFNQHGSGSGGYLSGSANDSLNSLKNTFGPNSEFPYSATNSANANSSSNNNSSNSSSNSNSNSVQQQQQQQQQQQQQQQQQQQQQQQQQQQQQQQQQQQLQAEQQSAATASSPAGSTSAPSVGSYGNMVAATSGSSQQAMDTMGGYGQMGMHNSMHSGGNGAGMMGVGGQSHHPHQYMNGGGGGSGNGGSSVGMNGGQMHGNSVGMGPMTGLAANGASAGMMSTGGGANGMQIGGGNGGGAMQMNSMGHMNGMSYNASRHHHMSPMNQMQSMSMGMGPMRGNGGAAGMGAGGSVMNDASQMSHQMNTMNPMAKMQGMANNGYPPRRMAPYPNPQMHAAQKRAAMYPMNHQANPQNVPQHHAAAAAAAAAAGQMQYNPHHQHPHHNTHQPNGVPVPMQAGYGRTGGQMNPYGRGPGGMMGPVGSAAGMMPQQRAGPGSYGSGAPMGAHAQQFYGGGGGNAVGGMGPMGGMGGGNGGPAGPGAGAGTPNAYHQNAQGFQQDVRNMNYQHSPVPGNPTPPLTPACSVPYVSPNPDVKPQIDHNEEMRLTFPVRDGIILPPFRLLHNLSVSNHVFHLKQNVYNTLINRSDLELQLKCFHQDDRQMNTNWPHTVTVSANATPLVIERSEKTGQALRPLYLKQVCQPGRNTLQLTASSCCCSHLFVLQLVHRPSVRQVLQGLLRRNLLPRERSVSKIKGNFAMGMSGSTPPASAGDATNPNGGNDHPQQPFVKISLKCPIMKSRIRLPARGLECKHIQCFDLEGYLLLNCERGSWRCPECNKSALTETLEIDQYMWAILNTLNNADVDEVIIDSSANWKIVPQGAVPGMLTGGNGGGGNPTSTSNLTSNQSNSSTPNIKQEHIDDISKVMSPGSTTLPTWDNSQAMSPYMSHDMNSIANGNMMGQSCNASRNSYDAYSGNGNGGSGNNGGNGQSDTSGNGNDSLAHLSESVNSLDQLNAMEKSLSDQMPHTPHTPHTPGGSGHPHTPGGPPSVSSAHNEPSNSSTNNSNSNNNSNNGSNNNSQNGIGSCHSSPQPGTPTKMPGSNDNSHHQQQQQQQQQQSHQQIINSLINSQNDMVNLNDSDLNAELSSFDPSSVIDNETANELNLLSDSVVDPMEILSYLDPQPELNTPPSSGSSNNPNQDDILASLFD from the exons ATGAATGCCCAGGGGGGCTCCTCAAGGGCTCCAGCCTTAGGGGGCCAAATATCACCACCCGGGGCAGCATATACCACAAGTGAACAACATCATCTAattcagcaacaacaacagcatcatcagcaacaacaacaacaatcatcacttcatcagcagcagcaacaattTTTGCAGCAGCAACAATTttatcaacaacaacatcactttcaacagcaacaacaacaccagcatcagcaacaacatcaccaacaacaacTGCTGCATTCGCAGCAACAAAGTGGTGCAAACTTCCATACCGGTGCCTATGATACAGGTTTTAACCAACATGGTAGTGGTTCTGGTGGTTATCTAAGTGGCAGCGCTAATGATAGTTTAAATAGTCTAAAGAATACATTTGGACCAAATTCCGAATTTCCATATTCAGCAACTAATTCAGCGAACGCCAATAGTAGTAGCAACAATAACAGTAGTAATTCATCCAGCAATTCAAACAGCAATAGTGtccaacagcagcaacaacaacaacagcaacaacaacaacagcaacaacaacagcagcaacaacaacagcagcagcaacaacaacaacagcagcaacaacaacagcagttGCAAGCAGAACAACAATCTGCAGCGACAGCTTCATCACCAGCGGGCTCAACATCCGCGCCATCTGTCGGTAGTTACGGTAATATGGTAGCCGCCACCAGCGGCTCCTCTCAGCAAGCTATGGACACGATGGGTGGTTATGGACAG ATGGGTATGCACAATAGTATGCATTCGGGTGGCAATGGCGCCGGAATGATGGGTGTTGGTGGACAATCACACCACCCGCATCAATATATGAACGGTGGAGGTGGTGGTAGTGGTAATGGTGGCAGTAGTGTCGGTATGAATGGTGGACAAATGCACGGAAACTCTGTGGGAATGGGTCCAATGACAGGATTGGCAGCGAACGGAGCCAGTGCAGGGATGATGAGTACTGGTGGAGGAGCAAATGGTATGCAAATTGGCGGCGGCAATGGCGGTGGTGCGATGCAAATGAATTCAATGGGACATATGAATGGGATGTCGTATAACGCATCCAGGCATCATCAT atgTCACCAATGAATCAAATGCAAAGTATGAGCATGGGCATGGGTCCAATGCGAGGTAATGGTGGTGCTGCTGGGATGGGTGCTGGTGGCAGTGTAATGAATGATGCCAGCCAAATGAGTCATCAAATGAATACAATGAATCCCATGGCCAAGATGCAAGGCATGGCTAACAATGGATATCCACCACGCAGAATGGCACCCTATCCTAATCCACAAATGCATGCGGCACAAAAACGCGCAGCCATGTATCCTATGAATCATCAAGCAAATCCTCAAAATGTTCCTCAGCATCATGCGGCAGCGGCGGCGGCAGCAGCAGCTGCTGGTCAAATGCAATACAATCCACATCACCAGCACCCGCATCATAATACGCATCAGCCGAATGGTGTTCCAGTTCCTATGCAAGCCGGTTATGGTCGGACAGGTGGTCAGATGAATCCTTATGGCCGAGGTCCTGGTGGAATGATGGGACCAGTTGGTTCGGCAGCGGGTATGATGCCTCAGCAGAGGGCAGGTCCTGGTAGCTATGGTAGTGGAGCACCAATGGGTGCACATGCGCAACAGTTTTATGGTGGAGGTGGTGGCAATGCAGTCGGTGGTATGGGACCGATGGGTGGCATGGGTGGTGGTAACGGTGGCCCCGCTGGTCCGGGTGCTGGTGCTGGTACACCGAATGCTTATCATCAAAATGCGCAAGG ttTCCAACAAGATGTACGGAATATGAATTATCAACATAGTCCGGTTCCTGGAAATCCAACACCTCCTCTTACTCCCGCCTGTTCAGTTCCTTATGTTAGTCCAAATCCTGACGTCAAGCCACAAATTGATCACA ATGAAGAAATGCGCTTAACTTTCCCGGTACGAGATGGAATAATTCTTCCGCCATTCCGGCTATTGCACAATCTATCTGTCAGTAATCATGTCTTTCATTTGAAGCAAAATGTCTATAACACGCTGATAAACAG gTCCGATTTGGAACTGCAGCTTAAGTGCTTCCATCAAGACGATCGACAAATGAACACAAATTGGCCGCACACAGTAACGGTGTCGGCAAATGCAACTCCTTTAGTGATTGAGCGTTCAGAAAAAACTGGCCAAGCACTCAGGCCATTGTATCTTAAGCAAGTATGCCAGCCGGGTAGAAATACCCTCCAGTTAACGGCCAGTTCCTGTTGTTGT TCGCATTTGTTTGTGTTGCAACTAGTACATCGACCTTCAGTGCGGCAAGTCCTTCAAGGTCTATTGCGTCGTAATCTATTGCCCCGTGAACGAAGTGTATCCAAAATTAAGGGCAACTTTGCCATGGGAATGTCAGGTTCCACGCCTCCAGCATCTGCTGGTGATGCCACCAATCCCAATGGTGGCAATGATCATCCACAACAGCCATTTGTGAAAATATCCCTTAAGTGTCCCATAATGAAGAGTCGGATACGACTTCCAGCGCGAGGTCTTGAATGCAAACACATTCAATGCTTCGACTTAGAGGGATATCTGTTGCTGAATTGTGAACGCGGTAGTTGGCGTTGTCCTGAGTGCAA caaATCAGCTTTGACAGAAACACTTGAAATCGATCAATATATGTGGGCGATTTTGAATACCCTCAATAATGCCGATGTCGATGAAGTTATTATTGATTCATCAGCGAATTGGAAAATTGTCCCACAAGGTGCAGTTCCTGGCATGCTAACTGGTGGTAATGGTGGTGGGGGGAATCCCACATCAACGTCAAATCTAACATCGAATCAATCGAATAGTTCTACGCCGAATATAAAACAGGAGCACATCGATGATATATCGAAGGTGATGTCACCCGGTTCAACGACGCTCCCAACTTGGGATAATTCACAAGCGATGAGTCCGTACATGAGTCATGATATGAATTCAATAGCAAATGGAAATATGATGGGACAAAG TTGTAATGCCAGCAGGAATTCCTATGATGCGTACAGCGGGAATGGAAATGGCGGTAGTGGAAATAATGGTGGCAATGGTCAAAGTGATACATCCGGCAATGGAAATGATTCATTGGCACATTTGAGTGAATCGGTGAATTCTCTCGATCAATTAAATGCCATGGAGAAATCTTTAAGTGATCAG atGCCCCACACGCCGCATACACCGCACACTCCTGGCGGATCTGGTCACCCGCATACACCCGGTGGACCACCAAGCGTCAGTTCTGCGCACAATGAACCCTCGAATAGCAGCACGAATAACAGTAATTCAAACAACAATTCTAACAATGGCAGCAATAACAACAGCCAAAATGGAATTGGAAGCTGTCACAGCTCCCCACAGCCAGGTACACCAACAAAGATGCCTGGAAGCAATGATAATTCACATcatcagcaacagcagcaacaacaacaacagcaaagcCATCAGCAAATTATCAATTCATTGATAAATTCGCAAAACGATATGGTTAACTTAAATGACAGCGATTTAAATGCAGAGCTGAGCAGTTTCGATCCGTCATCGGTTATCGATAACGAAACTGCAAATGAATTGAAT CTCCTTTCGGACAGTGTAGTTGATCCAATGGAGATTCTATCATATCTAGATCCCCAACCGGAACTTAATACCCCGCCATCTAGTGGATCTAGCAATAATCCCAATCAAGATGATATACTAGCATCCCTATTTGATTAA
- the LOC129912695 gene encoding zinc finger MIZ domain-containing protein 2 isoform X3, with protein MNRRFRRQRLINIDRDEKPKVPYGSLIRKNKIDKCMAQLQEVFLKQKDEEMNAQGGSSRAPALGGQISPPGAAYTTSEQHHLIQQQQQHHQQQQQQSSLHQQQQQFLQQQQFYQQQHHFQQQQQHQHQQQHHQQQLLHSQQQSGANFHTGAYDTGFNQHGSGSGGYLSGSANDSLNSLKNTFGPNSEFPYSATNSANANSSSNNNSSNSSSNSNSNSVQQQQQQQQQQQQQQQQQQQQQQQQQQQQQQQQQQQLQAEQQSAATASSPAGSTSAPSVGSYGNMVAATSGSSQQAMDTMGGYGQMGMHNSMHSGGNGAGMMGVGGQSHHPHQYMNGGGGGSGNGGSSVGMNGGQMHGNSVGMGPMTGLAANGASAGMMSTGGGANGMQIGGGNGGGAMQMNSMGHMNGMSYNASRHHHMSPMNQMQSMSMGMGPMRGNGGAAGMGAGGSVMNDASQMSHQMNTMNPMAKMQGMANNGYPPRRMAPYPNPQMHAAQKRAAMYPMNHQANPQNVPQHHAAAAAAAAAAGQMQYNPHHQHPHHNTHQPNGVPVPMQAGYGRTGGQMNPYGRGPGGMMGPVGSAAGMMPQQRAGPGSYGSGAPMGAHAQQFYGGGGGNAVGGMGPMGGMGGGNGGPAGPGAGAGTPNAYHQNAQGFQQDVRNMNYQHSPVPGNPTPPLTPACSVPYVSPNPDVKPQIDHNEEMRLTFPVRDGIILPPFRLLHNLSVSNHVFHLKQNVYNTLINRSDLELQLKCFHQDDRQMNTNWPHTVTVSANATPLVIERSEKTGQALRPLYLKQVCQPGRNTLQLTASSCCCSHLFVLQLVHRPSVRQVLQGLLRRNLLPRERSVSKIKGNFAMGMSGSTPPASAGDATNPNGGNDHPQQPFVKISLKCPIMKSRIRLPARGLECKHIQCFDLEGYLLLNCERGSWRCPECNKSALTETLEIDQYMWAILNTLNNADVDEVIIDSSANWKIVPQGAVPGMLTGGNGGGGNPTSTSNLTSNQSNSSTPNIKQEHIDDISKVMSPGSTTLPTWDNSQAMSPYMSHDMNSIANGNMMGQRNSYDAYSGNGNGGSGNNGGNGQSDTSGNGNDSLAHLSESVNSLDQLNAMEKSLSDQMPHTPHTPHTPGGSGHPHTPGGPPSVSSAHNEPSNSSTNNSNSNNNSNNGSNNNSQNGIGSCHSSPQPGTPTKMPGSNDNSHHQQQQQQQQQQSHQQIINSLINSQNDMVNLNDSDLNAELSSFDPSSVIDNETANELNLLSDSVVDPMEILSYLDPQPELNTPPSSGSSNNPNQDDILASLFD; from the exons AAAAGATGAAGAAATGAATGCCCAGGGGGGCTCCTCAAGGGCTCCAGCCTTAGGGGGCCAAATATCACCACCCGGGGCAGCATATACCACAAGTGAACAACATCATCTAattcagcaacaacaacagcatcatcagcaacaacaacaacaatcatcacttcatcagcagcagcaacaattTTTGCAGCAGCAACAATTttatcaacaacaacatcactttcaacagcaacaacaacaccagcatcagcaacaacatcaccaacaacaacTGCTGCATTCGCAGCAACAAAGTGGTGCAAACTTCCATACCGGTGCCTATGATACAGGTTTTAACCAACATGGTAGTGGTTCTGGTGGTTATCTAAGTGGCAGCGCTAATGATAGTTTAAATAGTCTAAAGAATACATTTGGACCAAATTCCGAATTTCCATATTCAGCAACTAATTCAGCGAACGCCAATAGTAGTAGCAACAATAACAGTAGTAATTCATCCAGCAATTCAAACAGCAATAGTGtccaacagcagcaacaacaacaacagcaacaacaacaacagcaacaacaacagcagcaacaacaacagcagcagcaacaacaacaacagcagcaacaacaacagcagttGCAAGCAGAACAACAATCTGCAGCGACAGCTTCATCACCAGCGGGCTCAACATCCGCGCCATCTGTCGGTAGTTACGGTAATATGGTAGCCGCCACCAGCGGCTCCTCTCAGCAAGCTATGGACACGATGGGTGGTTATGGACAG ATGGGTATGCACAATAGTATGCATTCGGGTGGCAATGGCGCCGGAATGATGGGTGTTGGTGGACAATCACACCACCCGCATCAATATATGAACGGTGGAGGTGGTGGTAGTGGTAATGGTGGCAGTAGTGTCGGTATGAATGGTGGACAAATGCACGGAAACTCTGTGGGAATGGGTCCAATGACAGGATTGGCAGCGAACGGAGCCAGTGCAGGGATGATGAGTACTGGTGGAGGAGCAAATGGTATGCAAATTGGCGGCGGCAATGGCGGTGGTGCGATGCAAATGAATTCAATGGGACATATGAATGGGATGTCGTATAACGCATCCAGGCATCATCAT atgTCACCAATGAATCAAATGCAAAGTATGAGCATGGGCATGGGTCCAATGCGAGGTAATGGTGGTGCTGCTGGGATGGGTGCTGGTGGCAGTGTAATGAATGATGCCAGCCAAATGAGTCATCAAATGAATACAATGAATCCCATGGCCAAGATGCAAGGCATGGCTAACAATGGATATCCACCACGCAGAATGGCACCCTATCCTAATCCACAAATGCATGCGGCACAAAAACGCGCAGCCATGTATCCTATGAATCATCAAGCAAATCCTCAAAATGTTCCTCAGCATCATGCGGCAGCGGCGGCGGCAGCAGCAGCTGCTGGTCAAATGCAATACAATCCACATCACCAGCACCCGCATCATAATACGCATCAGCCGAATGGTGTTCCAGTTCCTATGCAAGCCGGTTATGGTCGGACAGGTGGTCAGATGAATCCTTATGGCCGAGGTCCTGGTGGAATGATGGGACCAGTTGGTTCGGCAGCGGGTATGATGCCTCAGCAGAGGGCAGGTCCTGGTAGCTATGGTAGTGGAGCACCAATGGGTGCACATGCGCAACAGTTTTATGGTGGAGGTGGTGGCAATGCAGTCGGTGGTATGGGACCGATGGGTGGCATGGGTGGTGGTAACGGTGGCCCCGCTGGTCCGGGTGCTGGTGCTGGTACACCGAATGCTTATCATCAAAATGCGCAAGG ttTCCAACAAGATGTACGGAATATGAATTATCAACATAGTCCGGTTCCTGGAAATCCAACACCTCCTCTTACTCCCGCCTGTTCAGTTCCTTATGTTAGTCCAAATCCTGACGTCAAGCCACAAATTGATCACA ATGAAGAAATGCGCTTAACTTTCCCGGTACGAGATGGAATAATTCTTCCGCCATTCCGGCTATTGCACAATCTATCTGTCAGTAATCATGTCTTTCATTTGAAGCAAAATGTCTATAACACGCTGATAAACAG gTCCGATTTGGAACTGCAGCTTAAGTGCTTCCATCAAGACGATCGACAAATGAACACAAATTGGCCGCACACAGTAACGGTGTCGGCAAATGCAACTCCTTTAGTGATTGAGCGTTCAGAAAAAACTGGCCAAGCACTCAGGCCATTGTATCTTAAGCAAGTATGCCAGCCGGGTAGAAATACCCTCCAGTTAACGGCCAGTTCCTGTTGTTGT TCGCATTTGTTTGTGTTGCAACTAGTACATCGACCTTCAGTGCGGCAAGTCCTTCAAGGTCTATTGCGTCGTAATCTATTGCCCCGTGAACGAAGTGTATCCAAAATTAAGGGCAACTTTGCCATGGGAATGTCAGGTTCCACGCCTCCAGCATCTGCTGGTGATGCCACCAATCCCAATGGTGGCAATGATCATCCACAACAGCCATTTGTGAAAATATCCCTTAAGTGTCCCATAATGAAGAGTCGGATACGACTTCCAGCGCGAGGTCTTGAATGCAAACACATTCAATGCTTCGACTTAGAGGGATATCTGTTGCTGAATTGTGAACGCGGTAGTTGGCGTTGTCCTGAGTGCAA caaATCAGCTTTGACAGAAACACTTGAAATCGATCAATATATGTGGGCGATTTTGAATACCCTCAATAATGCCGATGTCGATGAAGTTATTATTGATTCATCAGCGAATTGGAAAATTGTCCCACAAGGTGCAGTTCCTGGCATGCTAACTGGTGGTAATGGTGGTGGGGGGAATCCCACATCAACGTCAAATCTAACATCGAATCAATCGAATAGTTCTACGCCGAATATAAAACAGGAGCACATCGATGATATATCGAAGGTGATGTCACCCGGTTCAACGACGCTCCCAACTTGGGATAATTCACAAGCGATGAGTCCGTACATGAGTCATGATATGAATTCAATAGCAAATGGAAATATGATGGGACAAAG GAATTCCTATGATGCGTACAGCGGGAATGGAAATGGCGGTAGTGGAAATAATGGTGGCAATGGTCAAAGTGATACATCCGGCAATGGAAATGATTCATTGGCACATTTGAGTGAATCGGTGAATTCTCTCGATCAATTAAATGCCATGGAGAAATCTTTAAGTGATCAG atGCCCCACACGCCGCATACACCGCACACTCCTGGCGGATCTGGTCACCCGCATACACCCGGTGGACCACCAAGCGTCAGTTCTGCGCACAATGAACCCTCGAATAGCAGCACGAATAACAGTAATTCAAACAACAATTCTAACAATGGCAGCAATAACAACAGCCAAAATGGAATTGGAAGCTGTCACAGCTCCCCACAGCCAGGTACACCAACAAAGATGCCTGGAAGCAATGATAATTCACATcatcagcaacagcagcaacaacaacaacagcaaagcCATCAGCAAATTATCAATTCATTGATAAATTCGCAAAACGATATGGTTAACTTAAATGACAGCGATTTAAATGCAGAGCTGAGCAGTTTCGATCCGTCATCGGTTATCGATAACGAAACTGCAAATGAATTGAAT CTCCTTTCGGACAGTGTAGTTGATCCAATGGAGATTCTATCATATCTAGATCCCCAACCGGAACTTAATACCCCGCCATCTAGTGGATCTAGCAATAATCCCAATCAAGATGATATACTAGCATCCCTATTTGATTAA